Genomic window (Rossellomorea aquimaris):
TGAAGCTGAGGAACGTGGAGAACTCATTTCACGAACAATTTTGGACGAATGGGGCAACCCGATCGGAACGATAAACTTATTTGATATTCAAGAAAATGCTGGATTCCTGGGAACCTGGATCGGCAAGCCCTATCATGGAAAAGGATACAATCAGCCAGCCAAAGATGCATTCTTCGCAGAGCTATTCTTTGAATTGGGTATGGAAACCATCTTCATGAGAATCCGCAAAGTGAATACCCGCTCCCAAAAAGCAGCAGAAAAACTTCCATATGTTTTAAAAGCGAATGAAACAAGGAAATCTCTTTACGAACAATTAAATGCTCAAGAAGAAGTATATGATTTATATGAAATCCCTAAAGACTTATATACACTTTATCTATATCAGCATCAACAATCCCAAGACGAAGAGCAAGCTTTGGAAGCTTAGGATAAACCGATTTCCCTATGAGGAAATCGGTTTTTTGTTTAAGAACAATGCGTATACGATCCTCTCTCATTTCTTCATACATAAATTCAAGTTACATCCGGGAAAGCTATAGTGAAGAAAAAGGTTTATAGGAGGGCTGTCACAATGCCTATTCGAATTATTTTAGTTGTACTATCTTGGGGAAGCCTGTTGTTTCTCAAAAAGCAAACCATCCTACGCTTCTCTCCCGCTGCGATATTAGTGAGCTTCATTCTAACAACCATCACATTATGTAATTCGGTGCTAAAGTTATGGGAGATTCGCGGGAATAAACAAGAAAAATTACTTGGTGATTTAATGTTTATTCTTGGCCCGTTTTTTTGTGCTACACTTTGGGTTTTCAGATTAACCTTTCGATCCTTCCCGCTTTATATGCTCTTGAATCTCTCCATTAATTATGTATTTGCCTATCCCCTTACCTCATTATTTGAGAAAAAAGGCATATATAAATTAAAACGGATGAAAAATCATTATATGTACATAGTTACGATCAGCTATTCCATCATTATTTTTTGGTATCAATCCCTTATCGAAAATAAATTCATGAACAAGAATGAAGACTTATCCTCCCACAGATTCAGCGGGAAAACGAACGATATTATTGCAAAAAAATTATTATAGCTTACAAAAAAAGGAGTTGCTGATAGTTGACGTCCTATCTCTCTTTCAAAAGATAAACACAAACTACAGGCAGCTCCTATTTTTATTTATTTTTCGCTACTTTCTCGAAATACAAATTTCTTACGACATAAGTTTTATAATTCTCCAATTTTCTTTTTTCCAGCGGATGATAATTGATTCCCGCTTTTTTAAGTTCTTGAAGGTACCACCCTTTTGAAAATTGATAAGCCATTATGCCTCTCCCCTTCACTCATTTATATACTATATGCTTAAAGGAGAGTACAATGACTTTTTATCGGGACATAGATGAAAGTTCCTCATACA
Coding sequences:
- a CDS encoding GNAT family N-acetyltransferase, translating into MIKKRELHECHELYDLMVHPDVFPFVRQKAQSYEELLFLTKQTIEAEERGELISRTILDEWGNPIGTINLFDIQENAGFLGTWIGKPYHGKGYNQPAKDAFFAELFFELGMETIFMRIRKVNTRSQKAAEKLPYVLKANETRKSLYEQLNAQEEVYDLYEIPKDLYTLYLYQHQQSQDEEQALEA
- a CDS encoding DUF2639 domain-containing protein, with product MAYQFSKGWYLQELKKAGINYHPLEKRKLENYKTYVVRNLYFEKVAKNK